From a region of the Mercurialis annua linkage group LG1-X, ddMerAnnu1.2, whole genome shotgun sequence genome:
- the LOC126664736 gene encoding uncharacterized protein LOC126664736 yields MRKNGRDSSCDDLKMINKNSIDQDLPGSASATCCTGNESIQLRIKKMGPICKIRKIFVVDICNKSSMEEDIDLDKRLVQEICSDQNECMWLSSAGPSPSLFFRDYQLSSSLHLSVDQWLSTLADSYLYLDQVINPEEENRSALVTNDKDASDFSITNSDSVRFSLSQCGEVLSSSDKSLTPCSTIFDFDRSTSTTSSTSFLTDLDRTSFLVSLVNLDSEDSELISDTEPEIDCLSPDFPSPSCRSSAYTSSDSVDLENFDTDEPIFWPSEWKHDWNPEETWKCFSMSPRKYDTALVKPAQSTISKPTKSKLRVPSLDSRKGCRRRLDFGPAPTAASKILERKRRGNTKIKPANATTPSRLRKTRVKLEMEDDTKEGKHSEEVAFELAIESVIGLEEFDGHEGVESDFNEDVFCLD; encoded by the coding sequence ATGAGAAAGAATGGAAGAGATAGTTCTTGTGATGATTTAAAGATGATCAACAAAAACAGTATTGATCAGGATCTTCCAGGATCAGCATCAGCCACTTGTTGTACAGGCAATGAGTCGATTCAATTACGAATTAAAAAGATGGGTCCAATCTGTAAAATCAGAAAGatatttgttgttgatatttGCAATAAGTCATCAATGGAAGAAGATATTGATCTCGATAAACGGCTTGTTCAGGAAATATGTTCCGATCAAAATGAGTGTATGTGGCTATCTTCAGCAGGTCCATCCCCTTCATTGTTTTTCCGAGATTATCAATTATCTTCATCGTTACATCTCTCTGTCGATCAATGGTTATCGACATTGGCCGACTCTTATCTTTATCTCGATCAAGTAATAAATCCTGAGGAAGAAAACAGATCAGCTTTAGTAACGAACGATAAGGATGCATCAGATTTCAGTATCACCAATTCTGATAGTGTCAGGTTTTCCTTAAGTCAGTGTGGTGAAGTCTTGTCAAGCTCTGACAAATCTTTGACGCCTTGCAGCACAATCTTTGATTTCGACAGGAGTACTAGTACTACCAGTAGTACTAGTTTCTTGACAGATCTCGACAGAACAAGTTTCTTGGTCTCGTTAGTAAATCTTGATTCTGAAGATTCCGAGCTGATTTCTGATACGGAACCAGAGATAGATTGTCTCTCACCAGATTTTCCAAGTCCATCATGTAGGAGTTCTGCTTATACTTCTTCAGACTCTGTAGACTTGGAAAATTTCGACACGGATGAACCTATTTTCTGGCCTTCAGAATGGAAACATGATTGGAATCCTGAAGAAACCTGGAAATGCTTTTCCATGTCACCTCGTAAATACGATACAGCACTTGTAAAACCAGCTCAGAGCACTATTTCTAaaccaaccaaatcaaaacttCGTGTTCCGAGTCTCGATTCGAGAAAGGGTTGCAGGAGAAGACTGGATTTTGGGCCAGCTCCGACAGCAGCATCGAAGATTTTGGAGCGTAAACGAAGAGGCAACACGAAAATAAAACCTGCTAATGCTACTACCCCTTCAAGATTGAGAAAAACAAGAGTGAAATTAGAAATGGAAGATGATACAAAGGAAGGCAAACATAGTGAAGAAGTTGCATTTGAATTAGCAATTGAGAGTGTAATAGGACTTGAAGAGTTTGATGGGCATGAAGGAGTAGAATCTGATTTCAATGAAGATGTTTTCTGCTTGGATTAA
- the LOC126686720 gene encoding argininosuccinate synthase, chloroplastic has protein sequence MGQLKAISSPSLNLTILSCNRDISSPKNSTLRFRPLEAKRSELHGDALLGSKFNVTRVPSNKVIQAVLSNDREVEISKATYGKGLRGQLNKVVLAYSGGLDTSVIVPWLRENYGCEVVCFTADVGQGVMELEGLEAKAKASGACQLVVKDLQEEFVRDYIFPCLRAGAIYERKYLLGTSMARPVIAKAMVDVAREVGADAVAHGCTGKGNDQVRFELTFFALNPELQVVAPWREWDITGREDAIEYAKKHNVPVPVTKKSIYSRDRNLWHLSHEGDILEDPAMEPKKDMYMMSVDPEDAPDKPEYVDIGIVSGIPVSVNGKYLSPASLLSQLNEIGGKHGIGRIDMVENRLVGMKSRGVYETPGGTILFAAARELESLTLDRETMQVKDSIALKYAELVYAGRWFDPLRESMDAFMEKITEKTTGSVTLKLYKGSVSVTSRTSPYSLYRQDISSFESGKIYDQADAAGFIRLYGLPMKVRAMLDNGI, from the exons ATGGGTCAGCTGAAAGCAATATCATCACCTTCGCTTAATCTCACGATTCTCAGCTGTAATAGAG ATATATCCTCACCCAAGAATTCCACACTTCGGTTCCGCCCA CTAGAGGCAAAAAGGAGTGAGCTTCATGGCGATGCTCTTCTCGGTAGTAAATTCAATGTTACTCGCGTTCCTTCTAATAAAG taattcaagcagTTTTATCCAACGATAGAGAAGTGGAAATTTCCAAAGCTACATACGGGAAAGGTCTACGAGGCCAGTTAAACAAGGTTGTTTTAGCCTATAGTGGGGGCTTAGACACCTCTGTCATTGTTCCATGGCTAAG GGAGAATTATGGTTGTGAGGTTGTTTGCTTCACTGCTGATGTTGGCCAG GGAGTAATGGAACTGGAAGGTTTGGAAGCAAAAGCCAAGGCAAGTGGCGCTTGTCAGTTGGTGGTAAAGGACTTACAGGAGGAATTTGTAAGAGATTACATTTTCCCTTGCTTACGAGCTGGTGCGATCTATGAAAGGAAGTACTTGCTTGGGACCTCAATGGCACGCCCGGTTATTGCAAAG GCCATGGTGGATGTTGCCAGAGAAGTTGGAGCTGATGCAGTTGCTCATGGATGCACAGGCAAAGGAAATGATCAG GTCCGCTTTGAGCTCACCTTCTTTGCTCTAAATCCTGAACTTCAAGTTGTGGCTCCTTGGAGAGAATGGGATATTACGGGAAGAGAAGATGCGATTGAATACGCAAAGAAGCATAATGTGCCTGTCCCTGTGACCAAAAAATCCATATACAGCAGAGATAGGAATTTATGGCACCTCAGCCACGAG GGTGATATTTTGGAAGACCCGGCCATGGAGCCCAAGAAAGACATGTACATGATGAGTGTTGATCCAGAAGATGCACCTGATAAACCTGA GTATGTAGACATTGGGATAGTGTCAGGAATTCCTGTATCAGTAAATGGAAAGTATCTTTCCCCGGCTTCGCTTCTTTCTCAACTCAACGAGATTGGTGGAAAACATGGCATTGGCCGAATTGACATGGTTGAAAACCGTCTGGTTGGTATGAAGAGCCGTGGAGTCTATGAAACTCCAGGGGGAACCATTCTCTTTGCTGCTGCGCGTGAGCTGGAATCTTTAACACTTGATCGAGAAACAATGCAAGTTAAAGATTCAATTGCTCTCAAATATGCAGAGCTAGTGTATGCAGGTAGGTGGTTTGACCCATTACGCGAGTCCATGGATGCATTCATGGAGAAAATCACGGAAAAAACTACAGGCTCTGTGACTCTCAAGCTGTATAAGGGATCTGTGTCAGTAACCAGTCGGACAAGCCCCTACAGCCTGTACAGGCAAGACATCTCATCGTTTGAGAGCGGGAAGATATATGATCAAGCTGATGCTGCTGGCTTCATACGACTTTACGGTCTTCCAATGAAGGTTAGAGCAATGCTCGACAATGGTATCTGA
- the LOC126686725 gene encoding uncharacterized protein LOC126686725, with product MRAPSLLAQCIPGLVPQDRASVSISSVSDRDVQLPSPAVEILPSKIAHPYRYAGENVELQGLNVFKGRVSVADIIGFTGSEMISSKSDGSMKSWNSSLDLVNVLKHEIRDGQLSFRGKRILELGSNYGLPGIFACLKGASAVHFQDLNAETLRCMTIPNVLANLEQVRERQSRQPESPLTPSRNSLSPSVHFYAGDWDELPTVLSIVRNDALEATTGMNLSFSEEDFMDACSSQDGNIIGHETSSRRSRKLSGSRAWERASEIDHGEDGYDVILMTDIPYSIISLKKLYALIKKCMRPPYGVLYLATKRNYVGFNNGARQLKSLVDEEGIFGAHLVKEMAERDIWKFFLK from the exons ATGCGTGCTCCGTCATTACTCGCACAATGCATACCTGGCTTGGTCCCTCAAGACCGAGCAAGCGTTAGCATTTCCAGTGTTTCAGATAGGGATGTGCAGCTTCCTTCTCCTGCTGTTGAGATTCTCCCTTCAAAG ATCGCTCACCCTTATAGATATGCAGGAGAGAATGTTGAATTGCAAGGGCTAAACGTCTTCAAG GGAAGAGTTAGCGTTGCTGATATTATTGGGTTCACAGGTTCCGAAATGATATCATCAAAAAGTGACG GGTCTATGAAATCTTGGAACAGCTCTCTTGATCTTGTAAATGTCCTTAAGCATGAAATCCGCGATGGACAACTGAGCTTTAGAGGCAAGAGAATTCTTGAg CTTGGTAGTAACTATGGACTTCCTGGGATCTTTGCTTGCCTGAAG GGGGCTTCTGCTGTGCACTTTCAAGACCTGAATGCAGAAACACTAAGGTGCATGACTATACCAAATGTCCTTGCCAACCTTGAGCAGGTTCGGGAGAGGCAGAGTCGACAACCAGAGAGCCCTCTTACTCCATCAAGGAACTCTCTGTCACCGTCAGTCCACTTCTATGCTGGGGACTGGGACGAACTTCCAACAGTGCTGTCAATTGTGAGAAATGATGCCTTAGAAGCAACAACAGGCATGAACCTTAGCTTCTCTGAGGAGGATTTCATGGATGCATGTAGTAGCCAGGACGGTAACATCATAGGGCACGAAACTTCCTCAAGGCGATCAAGGAAGCTTTCGGGAAGCCGGGCATGGGAGAGAGCTAGTGAGATTGATCATGGAGAAGATGGCTATGATGTTATTCTGATGACAGATATCCCATACTCTATAATTTCTTTGAAGAAGCTGTATGCTCTCATTAAAAAG TGTATGAGGCCTCCATATGGAGTATTATACTTGGCAACAAAGAGAAATTATGTCGGTTTCAACAATGGAGCTCGACAGTTGAAAAGTCTGGTAGATGAAGAGGGCATTTTTGGAGCTCATTTAGTTAAGGAGATGGCTGAAAGAGATATTTGGAAGTTCTTTCTCAAGTAA